In one window of Cytophagaceae bacterium ABcell3 DNA:
- a CDS encoding PRC-barrel domain-containing protein, with product MDKKDNHHLFRLSELDDYEVANNDPDIRSWPVIGADDKKLGVVNEFIVDKEAEKVRYVDIKAASEFAHAGGERHLIVPIGLVEVGEEGDDTVYLELLDQEKLMNTPVFHGGPVTRDYEHEVREVLHGNGYNRTLEHKEFYHDPFFDDGGLYRRRNRAK from the coding sequence ATGGACAAAAAAGACAACCATCATTTATTTAGGTTGAGCGAACTTGATGATTATGAAGTAGCCAACAATGACCCCGATATACGGTCTTGGCCTGTTATAGGCGCTGACGATAAAAAGCTTGGGGTGGTGAATGAGTTTATCGTAGATAAAGAAGCAGAAAAAGTTAGGTATGTAGATATTAAAGCGGCTAGTGAATTTGCCCATGCCGGGGGAGAGCGGCACCTAATTGTTCCAATTGGTTTGGTAGAAGTCGGAGAGGAGGGGGATGATACGGTCTACTTAGAACTACTAGATCAGGAGAAATTAATGAATACCCCTGTTTTTCATGGCGGGCCGGTTACTCGAGATTATGAGCATGAAGTTCGCGAGGTATTGCACGGCAATGGGTACAACAGAACACTTGAACATAAGGAGTTTTATCATGACCCGTTTTTTGATGATGGAGGGCTTTATAGGAGAAGAAACAGAGCAAAATAA
- a CDS encoding Bax inhibitor-1/YccA family protein, whose protein sequence is MRSSNPTLKSEIFTTCTAVPGQTETMTIGGTVNKSALMLLLVFLTSACSWSMFINGSPWVQPLMYVGIGGGLLMAIVTVVKKQWSAVTAPVYALFQGLFLGSVSAIFEAMFPGIVVMALTLTMGTFLCLLLAYKSGYIKATENFKLGVVAATGAIAVVYLLSFVLNLFGSSMPYIHDSGWMGIGFSLFVVVIAALNLVLDFDFIEQGSAAGAPKYMEWYAAFGLTVTLIWLYLEILRLLSKIMSKR, encoded by the coding sequence ATGAGATCATCTAACCCAACATTAAAATCTGAAATTTTTACAACTTGTACAGCCGTTCCAGGTCAAACAGAAACTATGACCATTGGCGGTACCGTTAACAAGTCTGCCCTAATGTTGTTGCTGGTATTTTTGACAAGTGCGTGTTCTTGGTCTATGTTCATAAATGGCAGCCCTTGGGTTCAGCCGCTTATGTATGTAGGTATAGGAGGTGGTTTGCTTATGGCCATTGTTACAGTTGTTAAAAAACAGTGGTCTGCTGTTACAGCCCCTGTTTATGCATTGTTTCAAGGTCTTTTTTTAGGGTCAGTGAGTGCTATTTTTGAGGCCATGTTTCCAGGTATTGTGGTTATGGCCTTGACATTGACTATGGGTACTTTTTTATGTTTGTTGCTGGCTTATAAGTCGGGTTATATCAAAGCTACCGAAAACTTTAAGTTAGGTGTTGTGGCTGCAACAGGCGCTATAGCGGTTGTTTACCTTCTTTCCTTCGTATTGAATCTTTTTGGTTCTTCTATGCCTTATATTCATGATAGTGGCTGGATGGGTATCGGGTTTAGCTTATTTGTGGTAGTAATAGCAGCTCTTAACCTAGTTCTGGATTTTGACTTTATTGAGCAGGGTAGTGCAGCAGGAGCGCCAAAATACATGGAATGGTATGCAGCTTTTGGTTTGACTGTCACTTTAATCTGGCTTTACCTTGAAATTTTGCGACTTTTAAGCAAAATAATGAGTAAAAGGTAA
- a CDS encoding ArsC family reductase — protein MKVYGIKNCDTVKKALKWLNDHEVEFEFHDYKKEGVDEQKLQEWFAQFSAEDLVNKRGTTWRKLTDEEKEAASDPSKAAALIQDNTSMIKRPLIENDGAVVALGLQEMKDFVKVYFGLEVKN, from the coding sequence ATGAAGGTATACGGAATTAAAAACTGTGATACAGTTAAAAAAGCTCTAAAGTGGCTAAATGATCATGAGGTGGAGTTTGAGTTTCATGACTATAAAAAGGAAGGTGTTGATGAACAAAAACTGCAAGAATGGTTCGCTCAATTTTCGGCAGAGGACCTAGTAAACAAAAGGGGAACAACATGGCGTAAGTTGACGGATGAAGAAAAGGAGGCTGCAAGTGACCCTTCCAAAGCTGCAGCACTTATCCAAGATAACACCAGTATGATAAAACGTCCTTTGATAGAAAATGATGGCGCTGTAGTGGCTTTAGGGCTGCAGGAAATGAAGGATTTTGTCAAGGTTTATTTTGGCTTAGAGGTAAAAAACTAG
- the ygiD gene encoding 4,5-DOPA dioxygenase extradiol encodes MKRKTFIKALALAPLAGFSMSFKSLRSLGGLSDEPSLMPVLFVGHGSPMNAIEKNEFSLNWKKLGQKLPRPKAILCISAHWETKGTYVTAMPKPKTIHDFGGFPNALFEIHYPAQGLPELAQETQRLVKGTQVGLDESWGLDHGCWSILNPMFPEADIPVLQMSIDYRKPPLYHYELARELAFLRRKGVLIVGSGNLVHNLKVIAWDKIQEPEYGYDWALEANELFKSLIESKDYKKLSDYSTLGKAVKMSVPTPDHFLPALYALALQGKGEELSFFNDKTVMGSISMTSFVVGKV; translated from the coding sequence ATGAAAAGAAAAACATTTATTAAAGCACTGGCTTTGGCGCCACTGGCTGGTTTTTCTATGAGTTTTAAATCTTTACGTTCTTTAGGTGGGCTATCTGACGAGCCCTCTTTAATGCCTGTTCTCTTCGTTGGTCATGGTAGTCCAATGAATGCGATTGAGAAAAATGAATTTTCACTCAATTGGAAAAAGCTTGGTCAGAAGCTTCCTAGGCCTAAGGCAATTTTATGCATATCAGCACACTGGGAAACAAAAGGTACTTATGTTACGGCCATGCCTAAACCAAAGACGATTCATGATTTTGGCGGCTTCCCGAATGCTTTGTTTGAAATTCATTACCCTGCGCAAGGCTTACCGGAATTGGCTCAAGAAACCCAGCGTTTGGTGAAAGGCACCCAAGTTGGTCTGGACGAAAGTTGGGGGCTTGACCATGGCTGCTGGAGTATACTGAATCCGATGTTTCCTGAAGCGGATATTCCTGTGTTGCAAATGAGTATTGATTACAGAAAGCCTCCTTTGTATCACTACGAACTTGCTCGGGAGTTGGCTTTTTTGAGGCGCAAAGGGGTATTGATTGTAGGTAGCGGAAATCTGGTACATAACCTAAAGGTGATTGCATGGGACAAGATTCAAGAACCGGAGTATGGGTATGACTGGGCTTTGGAAGCTAATGAATTATTTAAGTCGTTAATTGAGTCTAAAGACTATAAAAAACTTTCAGATTACTCCACCTTAGGTAAAGCAGTAAAAATGTCTGTTCCTACTCCCGATCATTTCTTGCCAGCTTTATATGCCTTGGCACTTCAGGGAAAGGGGGAAGAGCTATCTTTTTTTAATGATAAAACGGTAATGGGGTCTATTTCTATGACTTCATTTGTGGTAGGAAAGGTATAA
- a CDS encoding nitroreductase family protein — protein sequence MDLIKALKWRYATKKMNGTPVPQAQVDRVLEAISLAPSSMGLQPYTVLVVTNPGVKQKIFEEAAKQSQVVDCSHLLVFAAWDNVVPSQVEEYIGFMATARGVSLESLNQYKGMILSLIDRPKEENFNWAARQTYIAFGTAIAAAAEAQVDATPMEGFDGGKLDSILGLKGKGLRSVTLLPLGYRDAENDWLANLPKVRRAKDKLFNLID from the coding sequence ATGGATTTGATAAAAGCATTAAAATGGCGTTACGCAACTAAGAAGATGAATGGTACACCCGTGCCCCAAGCTCAAGTTGATAGGGTGTTGGAAGCAATAAGTTTGGCACCTTCTTCTATGGGTTTGCAGCCTTATACGGTACTTGTTGTTACTAACCCTGGCGTGAAGCAGAAGATTTTTGAAGAGGCGGCAAAACAGTCTCAGGTGGTGGACTGTTCACATTTGCTGGTATTTGCCGCTTGGGATAATGTGGTTCCAAGTCAGGTAGAAGAGTACATCGGTTTTATGGCTACTGCCAGGGGCGTTTCTTTGGAGTCATTGAACCAGTATAAAGGGATGATTCTTTCTTTGATTGACCGGCCTAAAGAAGAGAACTTCAATTGGGCAGCAAGGCAAACCTATATAGCTTTTGGTACGGCCATTGCCGCGGCGGCAGAAGCGCAGGTTGATGCTACACCTATGGAAGGTTTTGACGGTGGAAAGTTAGATAGCATACTAGGCTTGAAGGGTAAAGGGCTTAGAAGTGTCACGTTACTACCTTTGGGCTACCGTGATGCTGAAAATGATTGGTTGGCTAACTTGCCTAAAGTACGGAGGGCAAAGGATAAATTGTTTAACTTAATAGATTAA
- the arsN2 gene encoding arsenic resistance N-acetyltransferase ArsN2: MKRNSIVFRVCHQNFFEEWHDLKLLLQECNLPEDVDFSRSTFAIAKENKNLIGAAGMEVYGKYGLLRSVVVSEQYRFGKIGRLLCETVFQTAGDKGVVEFFLLTTDASSYFKKLGFVVVDRSLVPSAIRRSEQFSRSCPATAICMHKIYV; encoded by the coding sequence ATGAAAAGAAATAGTATTGTTTTTAGGGTTTGCCACCAGAATTTTTTTGAAGAGTGGCATGATTTAAAGCTGTTGCTTCAGGAGTGTAACCTTCCGGAGGACGTCGATTTTTCTAGGTCTACCTTTGCTATAGCCAAAGAAAACAAGAATCTGATTGGTGCTGCTGGTATGGAAGTATATGGTAAATATGGTCTGCTTCGGTCTGTGGTGGTTTCTGAGCAGTACAGGTTCGGGAAAATTGGCCGGCTTTTGTGTGAAACAGTCTTTCAGACTGCTGGTGATAAGGGAGTGGTAGAGTTTTTTTTGCTCACAACAGATGCTTCTTCCTATTTTAAAAAACTTGGATTTGTGGTTGTAGATAGGTCTTTGGTGCCTTCTGCAATCAGGCGTAGTGAGCAATTTAGTCGGTCATGTCCTGCTACGGCAATTTGCATGCATAAGATATATGTATAG
- a CDS encoding M43 family zinc metalloprotease — MHKKLIFLLAALFIPLVPQAQDMDCPITSDMIDDTVEEKVQQYLRENINRKSSEVYKIPVVIHVLYRNGREEVGVEENITDYEIYKYLEELNNQLRKVPGSSGDGNGVDTRIEVVLATKDPEGIPTSGINRVNASSVPHFNTLGYSFNNSNPSLDNTAAIRDITTWDRTKYLNIYLAWGINYNGGFYAGLGGTFGAAMQYNTDPKTWTHEIGHCFGLLHTFEDGCNEADCETEGDRVCDTPPTTQNAFSGNMGDCIGASPCGTTAQIRNYMDYSLRTCRNKFTAGQMDRMHAFLENPWYVWRTIWQPENLVATGTDGRVAPKITFFDASTNNLCIRDSVSFSFHATRNPTTWQWEFEDGNPASSNSREPAVAFLTPGKKKVTLTLTNDYGEDILSKEEYIEVYANEDITVVSDTGDVGDTLRLVASGAGNIRWFDSQTSVDPVFTGDTFTTPALDETLTYYAQAYFDVQPYSTGKERSTKFSSGTGGYILFDVHHPLTIDSVKIFARISPVNISIRDKDNRVINEWVVDTTIREGQFLALDQFLPVGEDYRLSLDNNGTGWLYFDREDTGFPYTVPDILTLKASIFGQTNRGDYLYFYDWHITALEECPSARIPVLAKINQPEPEEPEDQDQPDVPVAVKHATEGVELSVIPNPFSTRTCIKVESEVQGNLKIKLLDNTGKVVSLVHDGKLNTGTNEYYLERKSLTPGMYYMIAEINDLPAIQKVVVY, encoded by the coding sequence ATGCACAAGAAACTCATTTTTTTACTGGCAGCTCTGTTCATCCCGCTAGTGCCACAAGCACAAGATATGGATTGCCCCATCACATCTGACATGATAGATGATACGGTGGAAGAAAAAGTACAGCAGTACCTCAGAGAGAACATAAACAGAAAGTCATCAGAGGTATATAAAATACCGGTAGTTATACATGTATTGTACCGTAATGGAAGAGAAGAAGTAGGTGTAGAAGAAAATATTACAGATTATGAAATATATAAGTACCTGGAAGAGCTTAACAACCAGCTTCGCAAAGTGCCTGGCTCCAGCGGTGATGGAAATGGTGTTGACACACGTATAGAAGTTGTACTTGCCACTAAAGACCCTGAAGGGATCCCTACCTCAGGCATTAACAGGGTAAATGCTTCCTCTGTACCACACTTTAATACCTTAGGATACAGTTTTAACAACTCAAATCCTTCTTTGGACAACACAGCTGCCATAAGAGATATTACAACATGGGACAGGACCAAGTACCTAAACATTTATCTCGCATGGGGCATAAATTACAATGGAGGGTTTTATGCTGGGTTAGGTGGCACATTTGGCGCAGCTATGCAGTATAACACAGACCCTAAAACCTGGACCCACGAAATTGGACATTGCTTCGGTTTATTACACACGTTTGAAGATGGGTGCAATGAAGCAGATTGCGAAACTGAAGGAGACAGAGTCTGTGACACACCTCCTACCACCCAAAATGCTTTTTCAGGGAACATGGGGGATTGCATCGGAGCCTCTCCTTGTGGAACAACCGCACAGATTAGAAACTACATGGATTACTCACTCAGAACCTGTAGAAATAAATTTACGGCAGGACAAATGGATCGTATGCATGCTTTTTTAGAAAACCCCTGGTATGTCTGGCGAACTATTTGGCAGCCTGAAAACCTAGTTGCAACAGGAACTGATGGAAGGGTAGCTCCCAAAATCACCTTTTTTGATGCCAGCACCAACAACCTCTGTATAAGAGACTCTGTCAGCTTTTCATTCCATGCGACCAGAAATCCTACTACCTGGCAATGGGAATTTGAGGACGGAAACCCTGCATCTTCCAATTCTAGAGAACCCGCTGTAGCTTTCCTGACTCCCGGAAAAAAGAAGGTAACGCTTACCTTAACAAATGATTATGGAGAAGACATTTTGTCTAAGGAAGAATACATTGAAGTTTATGCCAACGAAGATATTACAGTTGTTAGTGACACTGGGGACGTTGGTGACACCCTAAGGTTAGTAGCTTCCGGTGCAGGAAACATAAGATGGTTTGACTCACAGACTTCAGTAGATCCCGTTTTTACAGGAGATACCTTTACCACGCCTGCCTTAGACGAAACCCTTACGTATTATGCCCAAGCTTATTTCGATGTACAGCCTTATTCTACAGGAAAAGAAAGGTCTACAAAATTTAGCTCAGGAACAGGAGGGTATATCTTATTTGACGTCCACCACCCCTTAACCATTGATTCAGTAAAAATATTTGCCCGCATCTCCCCAGTAAATATATCGATTAGAGACAAAGATAATAGAGTCATCAACGAATGGGTAGTTGACACAACTATAAGAGAAGGACAATTTCTGGCACTTGATCAGTTTTTGCCTGTAGGGGAAGATTATAGACTTTCATTGGACAATAATGGAACAGGATGGTTGTATTTTGATCGAGAAGACACAGGCTTCCCATATACTGTACCAGATATCCTTACCCTGAAAGCTAGTATTTTTGGCCAAACCAACAGAGGTGACTATTTGTACTTTTACGACTGGCATATTACAGCCTTAGAAGAATGTCCAAGTGCCAGGATACCAGTTCTGGCAAAAATAAACCAGCCAGAGCCGGAGGAGCCTGAAGATCAAGATCAACCTGACGTTCCGGTAGCTGTCAAACATGCCACAGAAGGGGTTGAACTCTCGGTTATACCTAACCCGTTTTCTACCAGAACCTGTATAAAAGTAGAGTCTGAAGTACAAGGAAATCTTAAAATAAAACTTCTGGACAATACAGGCAAAGTCGTAAGCCTGGTACATGACGGAAAACTAAATACCGGAACAAATGAGTACTACCTGGAAAGAAAAAGTCTCACCCCCGGAATGTATTATATGATTGCAGAGATAAATGACCTGCCGGCAATTCAAAAAGTGGTAGTTTACTAG
- a CDS encoding DUF4197 domain-containing protein — MPFPPDAQRVESTLRKAGLDKQVDDVVLSLNQAAEDAAAEAKPIFMEAIKGLSIQDAVKLIKGEDDAATQYLERNTTNSLSEKFKPVISASLEKVNATKHWETAITRYNKIPMTKKVDADLENYVTEKAIAGLFTMVAKEELAIRKDPAARTSDLLKKAFK; from the coding sequence ATACCTTTTCCGCCAGATGCGCAAAGAGTTGAAAGCACCCTAAGAAAAGCAGGACTTGACAAGCAAGTAGATGATGTAGTATTATCACTAAACCAGGCAGCAGAGGATGCTGCTGCTGAAGCAAAACCAATTTTTATGGAAGCGATCAAAGGCTTGTCTATTCAAGATGCTGTAAAACTTATCAAAGGAGAAGATGATGCTGCAACGCAGTATCTGGAAAGAAACACCACTAACTCTTTGAGCGAAAAATTTAAACCGGTTATTTCAGCATCCCTTGAAAAAGTAAATGCAACCAAGCATTGGGAAACAGCCATTACCCGCTACAACAAAATCCCTATGACCAAGAAGGTGGACGCAGACCTGGAAAATTATGTAACAGAAAAAGCCATAGCGGGATTGTTTACAATGGTAGCCAAAGAAGAGTTGGCCATTAGAAAAGATCCGGCAGCAAGAACTTCGGACCTGCTAAAGAAAGCCTTTAAATAA
- a CDS encoding helix-turn-helix transcriptional regulator, with translation MTLGEKIKLTRLKKKLSQQELSEKAGIHQKNISKYEKDLVIPSAVVLKNIADALEVTADYLLGNEDSDTIRDTALFRQFKEVDTMPEDDKVTLMKVISAYIRDFKTKNAYSA, from the coding sequence ATGACCCTCGGAGAGAAAATAAAACTGACCAGACTTAAGAAAAAGCTCTCTCAGCAAGAGCTCAGTGAGAAAGCCGGTATTCATCAGAAAAATATATCCAAGTATGAAAAGGATCTGGTTATCCCTTCTGCTGTGGTTTTAAAAAATATTGCAGATGCGCTGGAAGTGACTGCTGATTATCTGCTAGGAAATGAAGATTCTGACACCATCAGGGACACTGCTTTGTTCAGACAGTTTAAAGAGGTGGACACTATGCCAGAAGATGATAAAGTTACCCTGATGAAAGTGATCAGTGCTTATATCAGGGATTTTAAAACCAAAAATGCTTATTCTGCTTAA
- the istB gene encoding IS21-like element helper ATPase IstB, with protein sequence MNQHNTVEKLRQMQLSSMATLYHQAITENLYKDMSTDEFMTLLVDNEWEERQRKKIARLIKLAGFRTDASANNIDYQSNRSLDKTFLQRLFTLNFIKNKENIIATGPTGVGKSYIAQAIGNHACQMLYKTRYYIAARFFDQAKLAKLNGTYIKLLNQLHKTPLLILDDFGLHAMDQFDRQILLDLIEERHQRASTIFCSQIPVSKWHELIGEGTIADAILDRVVYSSHRLDLQGESLRKKQNLN encoded by the coding sequence ATGAACCAACACAACACAGTAGAAAAACTTCGGCAGATGCAACTTTCGTCTATGGCAACCCTATATCATCAAGCCATAACCGAGAACCTGTATAAAGACATGAGCACGGATGAATTCATGACCTTGCTTGTTGATAATGAATGGGAAGAACGCCAAAGAAAAAAGATCGCCAGGCTAATCAAACTGGCCGGTTTTAGAACGGATGCTTCTGCAAACAATATTGATTACCAAAGCAATAGAAGCCTTGATAAAACTTTTTTACAGCGGCTCTTTACCTTAAACTTTATAAAGAACAAAGAGAACATCATTGCTACAGGCCCTACAGGTGTAGGAAAGAGTTACATCGCCCAAGCTATTGGAAATCATGCTTGTCAAATGTTATATAAAACCCGCTATTATATAGCCGCAAGGTTCTTTGATCAAGCTAAACTAGCCAAATTAAACGGTACATACATTAAGCTTTTGAATCAGTTGCATAAAACGCCTCTTTTAATCCTTGATGACTTTGGGCTACATGCAATGGATCAGTTTGATAGACAAATACTTTTAGATCTTATAGAAGAAAGGCATCAGAGAGCTTCTACCATATTTTGTTCTCAAATACCAGTAAGTAAATGGCATGAACTAATAGGTGAAGGAACCATTGCTGATGCTATTTTAGACCGTGTTGTCTACTCCTCTCACAGGTTAGACTTGCAAGGTGAATCATTGCGTAAAAAACAAAACTTGAACTAG
- the istA gene encoding IS21 family transposase produces MYGFLLQFHYEQLIKCFPYFQKELNKPGCTLQVLWHEYLSKHADGYRYTQFVTYYNQWSNAKNGSGILIHKAAEKLYVDFAGKKLSYVDRSTGEVKGAEVFVAILPCSQYTYVQAVESQKREDFISCLNGCLQWLGGVPKAIVSDNLKAAVSKGHKYAPVINKTLKSLALHYKCVIDPTRPYHPQDKALVEGAVKLVYQRIYYPLSKHTFFSLKELNDAIAEQLISYNDKYCFQTSRVTRKQRFQEIEKEFLAPLPSSPYLIKNYKRAKVQKIGHVFLSEDRNYYSVPHRYIGQHVEVQYDACNVEVFFNKERVASHRRSYKAGGYSTVKEHLPSSHQAYNDWNPEYFIQKAEKVGRYTCDYITRLISQYNYPELAYKQAQGILSFLKAYSAERLESACKRALQYHKASYKTIDRILKNNLDQEANFTCNLQSNTPDHDNIRGASNYI; encoded by the coding sequence TTGTACGGTTTTTTGTTGCAATTCCACTACGAGCAGCTAATTAAATGCTTTCCTTATTTCCAAAAAGAGCTTAATAAGCCCGGCTGTACCTTGCAGGTACTTTGGCATGAATATCTCAGTAAACATGCTGATGGTTACCGCTATACACAATTTGTCACTTATTACAACCAGTGGAGCAATGCAAAGAATGGTAGTGGAATATTAATACATAAGGCAGCAGAGAAGCTTTATGTGGATTTTGCAGGTAAAAAACTCAGCTATGTTGACCGAAGCACCGGTGAAGTAAAAGGAGCTGAAGTATTCGTAGCAATCCTTCCCTGCAGTCAATATACCTATGTTCAGGCGGTTGAAAGTCAAAAAAGGGAAGATTTCATCTCCTGTCTCAATGGATGCTTGCAATGGCTTGGAGGAGTACCTAAAGCTATTGTGTCAGACAACTTGAAAGCGGCAGTTAGCAAAGGGCATAAATATGCTCCGGTGATTAATAAAACACTCAAATCACTCGCCTTGCACTATAAATGCGTAATAGACCCCACAAGGCCATATCATCCACAAGATAAAGCCCTGGTAGAAGGAGCTGTAAAGCTCGTTTATCAAAGGATTTATTACCCTTTATCAAAACACACCTTTTTTAGCCTCAAAGAGCTCAATGATGCCATTGCTGAACAATTAATTAGCTACAATGACAAATACTGTTTTCAAACCAGTAGGGTGACCCGAAAGCAGCGTTTTCAGGAAATCGAAAAGGAGTTCTTGGCTCCTTTGCCTTCGTCCCCATACCTGATAAAAAACTATAAAAGAGCTAAGGTTCAGAAGATTGGCCATGTCTTTTTAAGTGAAGACAGAAACTATTACAGTGTTCCTCACCGGTATATAGGTCAACATGTCGAAGTTCAATATGACGCTTGTAATGTTGAGGTATTCTTCAATAAAGAACGCGTTGCCTCCCATAGAAGAAGTTATAAGGCAGGCGGGTATAGCACTGTAAAAGAGCATCTACCTTCTAGCCATCAGGCTTATAACGATTGGAATCCGGAGTACTTTATCCAAAAAGCTGAAAAAGTCGGCAGGTATACCTGTGATTATATTACCAGGTTAATCAGCCAATACAATTATCCTGAGCTAGCCTATAAACAAGCACAAGGCATTTTGTCATTCTTGAAGGCTTACTCTGCAGAAAGACTAGAAAGTGCTTGTAAACGAGCCTTGCAGTACCATAAGGCCAGCTACAAGACTATTGATCGAATACTGAAAAACAACTTGGACCAAGAGGCAAATTTTACCTGCAACCTCCAAAGTAACACGCCTGACCATGATAATATCAGGGGAGCTTCTAACTACATATAA
- a CDS encoding IS3 family transposase, with protein sequence MDHRKEYAVEKMCRTFNVARNSFYEWKKEKQLKLAQQRAILLKEIKTVHELSNGTYGSPRITLDLRKKGFAVSRPRVARIMKDHGIRSVVSKKFKVCTTDSNHGFSISPNVLDRSFKPESPSKSWVSDITYIRTNEAWLYLTMIMDLYDRKIIGWSMSTSMHAYETVVPAWRMALINRPVFQELVFHSDRGVQYACKEFRDELGKLNVTQSMSRKGNCWDNAVAESFFKTLKSETGYRKYESIKQAKKGLFEYIEIWYNRTRRHSSLGYLSPEEFYNIHRKSAA encoded by the coding sequence ATGGATCATAGAAAAGAGTATGCTGTTGAAAAGATGTGTAGGACATTTAATGTTGCCAGGAACAGCTTTTATGAGTGGAAGAAGGAGAAACAACTCAAACTGGCTCAACAAAGAGCGATATTGCTAAAGGAAATCAAAACAGTGCATGAGTTAAGCAATGGTACCTATGGAAGTCCTAGAATTACATTAGATCTTAGAAAAAAGGGTTTTGCAGTATCCAGGCCAAGGGTTGCCAGGATCATGAAAGACCACGGAATCAGGAGTGTTGTAAGTAAAAAATTTAAAGTCTGCACAACTGATTCAAACCATGGATTTAGCATCAGTCCTAACGTTCTTGATAGATCTTTTAAACCTGAAAGCCCTTCAAAATCATGGGTATCAGACATAACTTATATCCGGACAAATGAGGCATGGTTATACCTGACCATGATTATGGACTTATATGATAGGAAAATAATAGGATGGTCTATGTCCACTTCGATGCATGCATATGAAACAGTAGTGCCTGCATGGAGGATGGCACTGATAAACAGACCTGTTTTTCAAGAGCTGGTTTTTCATTCAGACAGAGGCGTGCAGTATGCATGCAAAGAGTTCAGGGATGAGCTTGGTAAGCTAAATGTTACTCAGAGCATGAGCAGAAAAGGGAATTGCTGGGACAATGCAGTGGCTGAAAGCTTCTTCAAAACCCTGAAATCTGAAACTGGTTACCGGAAATATGAATCAATAAAGCAGGCAAAAAAGGGATTGTTTGAATACATTGAGATATGGTACAACAGGACCAGAAGACATTCCTCTCTTGGATATCTTTCTCCTGAAGAATTTTATAATATTCATAGAAAAAGTGCTGCGTAA
- a CDS encoding transposase, which translates to MSKRERRSYDHEFKTMAVELHLSGKTSTAVGKELGIGPDLVRRWSREMKTNGAASFPGNGKQNLSEEQKEIHALRKALKESELEREILKKAVSIFSRGDSKYTNS; encoded by the coding sequence ATGAGTAAAAGAGAAAGAAGGTCATATGACCACGAATTTAAAACAATGGCTGTAGAGCTGCATTTAAGCGGGAAGACCAGTACCGCTGTTGGGAAAGAATTAGGCATTGGTCCTGATTTAGTAAGGAGATGGTCACGTGAAATGAAGACGAATGGCGCTGCCAGTTTTCCAGGAAATGGGAAACAGAACCTTTCAGAAGAACAAAAAGAAATTCATGCCTTGAGGAAAGCCTTAAAGGAATCTGAGCTTGAAAGGGAAATCCTAAAAAAGGCGGTAAGCATCTTTTCCAGGGGAGACAGCAAATATACCAATTCATAA
- a CDS encoding helix-turn-helix domain-containing protein — translation MAGQRLDIMEILQIIQLKKKGMSNRQIASALGISRNTVNSYFKTFKEHQLSIEDLEGLTETDLADLFPKADYKDSTRYGMYIFDRTVS, via the coding sequence ATGGCAGGTCAACGATTGGACATTATGGAAATACTTCAAATAATTCAATTAAAGAAAAAAGGAATGAGCAATCGTCAGATTGCCTCTGCCCTTGGAATTAGCCGCAATACGGTCAATTCCTATTTTAAAACCTTCAAAGAGCACCAGCTCAGCATTGAAGACCTTGAAGGGCTTACTGAGACTGATTTGGCCGACCTCTTCCCTAAAGCGGACTATAAAGATAGCACTCGCTATGGAATGTATATATTTGATAGGACAGTAAGTTAA